One Chitinophaga sp. H8 DNA window includes the following coding sequences:
- a CDS encoding ROK family protein, which produces MLLGLDIGGTKCAVVIGRLDENGRPEIMEKKVLPTDKPVYEMIGLLFSTAATLLSQYDGAGSLKGIGICCGGPLSSKDGKILSPPNLPGWDNIPIVELAEQQFGVKAFLQNDANACAVAEWKYGAGNGVNNMIFLTFGTGMGAGLILDGRLYTGISDLAGEVGHLRLSETGPVGFGKAGSFEGYCSGGGIAQLAQIKAREKLQMGTPVSFCPTLKDLPDITAKSVAEAALEGDKTALDVYNTCATYLGRGLSVLIDILNPELIVLGSIYGRAKSLLEPGMMEVIRKEAISTSSLACSIVPAALEENIGDIAALSLALISSEC; this is translated from the coding sequence ATGTTATTAGGATTAGACATTGGAGGTACTAAATGTGCCGTTGTTATTGGCAGACTGGATGAGAACGGAAGGCCGGAAATTATGGAGAAGAAAGTTTTGCCAACAGATAAACCTGTTTATGAAATGATTGGACTGTTATTTTCGACGGCAGCAACCTTGCTTTCCCAATATGACGGGGCCGGGAGTTTGAAGGGCATTGGCATCTGTTGTGGGGGGCCGCTGAGCAGTAAAGACGGAAAGATCCTGTCGCCACCCAATTTGCCGGGATGGGATAATATACCGATAGTAGAACTGGCAGAGCAGCAGTTTGGCGTCAAAGCATTTTTACAGAATGATGCCAATGCCTGTGCCGTGGCTGAATGGAAATATGGCGCAGGCAATGGAGTAAACAATATGATCTTTTTAACTTTTGGCACGGGTATGGGAGCAGGCTTGATCCTGGATGGCAGGCTTTACACGGGTATCTCCGATCTGGCTGGCGAAGTAGGTCATTTAAGATTATCAGAAACAGGGCCGGTGGGCTTCGGGAAAGCCGGATCATTTGAAGGTTATTGCAGTGGTGGTGGTATTGCCCAACTGGCACAAATAAAAGCAAGAGAAAAATTGCAGATGGGTACACCAGTTAGTTTTTGTCCGACTTTGAAAGATTTACCGGACATTACAGCGAAATCTGTTGCAGAAGCTGCTTTGGAGGGAGATAAAACGGCATTAGACGTTTATAATACCTGTGCCACATACCTGGGCAGGGGATTATCGGTATTAATAGATATATTGAATCCGGAGCTGATTGTCCTTGGCAGCATTTACGGACGTGCGAAGTCTTTATTGGAGCCAGGCATGATGGAGGTAATCAGGAAAGAGGCAATTAGTACCTCCTCCCTTGCATGTAGCATTGTGCCGGCAGCATTGGAGGAAAATATTGGTGATATTGCTGCGCTTTCCCTTGCATTGATCAGTAGTGAATGTTGA
- a CDS encoding sugar porter family MFS transporter gives MKGTKIKPNVLMISIVAATGGLLFGFDTGVISGALPFLKQYWQLNDASLEWITTTVLLGAVVGAIGSGRLSDIIGRKQMIIVNAVIFAVGAIGCAFAPNPMVLILMRILIGVAIGITSYVVPMYIAEISPTRIRGAMVTLNQLMITIGILVSYITDYVLSDDSNNESWRWMFLVGLLPALVLLIGMFFLPETPRWLISKQRLDEGLNVLRKVEDPDMIDQTLANIQDEVKQETDNKTKVTAIFKPWLRTPLIITIGIFFFQQFSGVNTIIYYSPIIFKMAGIVSNTQSIIPAIIIGVMNVLACLLSVFLLDKTGRRKLYMIGIWGMIPSLILLGVCFHFKDALGASLPVFAVLSIVCYIVFIAISLAPLGWLLISEIFPLNVRGVGMSIGSLAHWAFNAVIAFTFLKLVNSLGIDVTFWCYAAICLIGAVWGYYYIPETKGKSLEEIEGFWRKGNNPRQL, from the coding sequence ATGAAAGGAACAAAGATTAAACCGAATGTATTAATGATCTCTATCGTTGCTGCCACCGGGGGATTATTATTTGGTTTTGATACCGGTGTAATTTCCGGGGCATTACCATTCCTGAAACAGTATTGGCAATTAAATGATGCCAGCCTGGAATGGATTACCACTACTGTGTTATTAGGTGCAGTTGTGGGAGCTATTGGGAGCGGCCGCTTGTCAGACATTATCGGCAGAAAGCAAATGATCATTGTCAACGCTGTTATTTTTGCTGTAGGAGCTATAGGTTGCGCTTTTGCACCTAATCCTATGGTGTTGATCCTGATGAGGATCCTGATTGGTGTTGCTATCGGTATTACTTCCTATGTGGTACCAATGTACATTGCCGAAATTTCTCCCACCCGCATCAGGGGGGCAATGGTTACTTTAAACCAGTTGATGATTACTATTGGTATCCTCGTGTCTTATATCACGGATTATGTATTGTCTGACGATAGTAATAACGAGTCCTGGAGGTGGATGTTCCTGGTAGGGTTGTTGCCTGCGCTGGTGTTGCTGATCGGTATGTTCTTTCTTCCGGAAACGCCCCGCTGGCTTATCAGCAAGCAGCGTTTAGACGAAGGCCTTAACGTATTACGGAAAGTGGAAGATCCGGACATGATAGACCAGACATTGGCTAATATTCAGGATGAAGTAAAGCAGGAAACGGATAACAAAACCAAGGTAACAGCAATATTCAAGCCCTGGCTTCGGACACCATTGATCATTACTATTGGTATCTTTTTCTTCCAGCAATTTTCGGGGGTGAACACTATTATCTATTATTCTCCCATCATTTTTAAAATGGCGGGTATTGTAAGTAATACGCAGTCTATTATCCCAGCCATTATCATCGGTGTAATGAATGTGCTGGCCTGCTTGTTGTCGGTCTTTCTGCTGGATAAAACGGGTAGAAGGAAGTTATACATGATTGGTATCTGGGGGATGATCCCTTCACTTATTTTGCTTGGTGTGTGTTTCCATTTTAAGGATGCACTGGGCGCTTCCTTACCTGTATTTGCCGTGTTGAGTATTGTTTGTTATATCGTCTTTATTGCGATCAGTCTTGCGCCGCTGGGTTGGTTACTGATCTCAGAAATATTTCCGCTCAATGTACGGGGAGTAGGTATGAGTATTGGTTCTTTAGCCCACTGGGCCTTCAATGCCGTAATAGCTTTTACTTTTCTGAAGCTGGTTAATTCATTGGGTATTGATGTTACATTCTGGTGTTATGCAGCTATATGTTTAATTGGTGCTGTATGGGGTTACTACTATATACCGGAAACCAAAGGAAAATCGCTGGAAGAAATAGAAGGCTTCTGGCGAAAAGGAAATAATCCAAGACAACTTTAA
- a CDS encoding RagB/SusD family nutrient uptake outer membrane protein — protein MKYVKYILLLVVTAFCMSCSRVLDKTPQGVISGDDLNTPENVDKMVIAAYSGLGNDNIHTSFSLWPWGSMRSGDAYKGGDSPGDNTDWNNYEIFSGNRPEIGNTDEMWYYLYIGVSRANDALRRINQMNESNYPHKKVRQAEARFIRGHFYFLLKILFKYVPFIDETIPEIKYGEVSNKALSNDALWDKIADDFRFGVENLPVKQPEKGRVNKAGAAAYLAKTLLYQAYTQDENNNVVAVNQQKLQDVIALCDQVTASGLYQLSPDFANNFLGQFDNGVESVFAVQYSKDDGTPKGRLNMGVALNYPMNKDFGCCGFHLPSQNLVNAFKTDNAGLPMFDTFNKVDVKEGADFTNNTFDPRLDHTVAIPGHPYKYSEAFVYEKTWARAPQIYGYFSSLKETVAPDDPFFQKVPPFMSSAKNYEVIRYADVLLWKAEALIQLNRINEALPLINDIRSRAMVSTAKLKYTDGTFFSNYKMDIYKPGINCNWTKDFAWKALVWERRLEFAMEGNRFFDLVRWGIAAEYLNKYFQEESSKRVYLKDAHFQKNRDEYLPIPLPQMNYSRGVYTQNIGWQ, from the coding sequence ATGAAATACGTCAAATATATCCTCCTCCTCGTTGTAACAGCGTTTTGCATGTCATGCTCCAGGGTACTGGATAAAACCCCGCAGGGGGTAATTTCAGGCGATGATCTTAATACACCTGAGAATGTAGATAAAATGGTGATTGCGGCCTACTCCGGATTGGGTAACGATAATATCCACACATCCTTTTCACTTTGGCCCTGGGGCAGTATGCGTAGTGGCGATGCTTATAAAGGTGGTGATAGTCCCGGTGATAATACCGACTGGAATAATTACGAAATATTTTCAGGAAACCGGCCGGAAATTGGTAACACAGATGAGATGTGGTATTATCTCTATATCGGTGTTTCAAGGGCCAACGATGCATTGAGGAGAATTAATCAAATGAATGAAAGTAATTACCCACATAAAAAAGTCCGGCAGGCAGAAGCACGTTTCATCCGCGGACATTTTTACTTTCTGTTAAAAATCCTTTTTAAGTATGTTCCTTTCATTGATGAAACCATCCCGGAGATAAAATATGGAGAAGTATCCAATAAGGCGTTATCTAATGATGCATTATGGGATAAGATTGCAGACGATTTCCGGTTTGGAGTAGAAAATTTGCCGGTTAAACAACCGGAAAAAGGACGGGTAAACAAGGCAGGCGCTGCTGCCTATCTGGCAAAGACCTTGTTGTATCAGGCCTATACACAGGATGAGAATAATAATGTGGTGGCTGTAAACCAGCAAAAGTTACAGGACGTAATTGCATTGTGTGATCAGGTTACCGCATCAGGGTTATACCAGTTAAGCCCGGATTTTGCCAACAATTTCCTGGGGCAATTTGATAATGGTGTTGAATCGGTATTTGCAGTACAGTATTCGAAAGATGACGGTACGCCTAAAGGCAGGCTGAATATGGGGGTAGCGCTTAATTACCCTATGAACAAGGATTTTGGCTGTTGTGGATTTCATCTCCCCAGTCAAAACCTGGTAAATGCTTTTAAAACAGATAATGCCGGGTTGCCCATGTTTGATACGTTCAATAAAGTTGATGTAAAAGAAGGAGCCGACTTTACTAATAATACTTTTGATCCGCGGCTGGATCATACTGTGGCAATACCAGGGCACCCCTATAAGTACAGCGAAGCATTTGTATATGAAAAGACCTGGGCCAGGGCACCGCAAATATATGGCTACTTCTCATCTCTGAAAGAAACAGTAGCGCCGGATGATCCTTTCTTCCAAAAAGTTCCTCCGTTTATGTCCAGCGCTAAAAATTACGAAGTGATCCGTTATGCAGATGTATTGCTTTGGAAAGCAGAGGCACTGATTCAACTCAACCGCATCAACGAAGCATTACCACTTATTAATGATATCCGCAGCAGGGCAATGGTAAGTACGGCAAAGCTTAAGTACACAGATGGCACTTTCTTCTCAAACTATAAAATGGATATTTATAAACCAGGCATAAACTGTAACTGGACTAAAGACTTTGCCTGGAAGGCATTGGTATGGGAGAGGCGGCTGGAATTTGCGATGGAAGGTAATCGTTTCTTCGATTTGGTGAGATGGGGTATAGCAGCAGAATATTTAAATAAGTATTTTCAGGAAGAATCATCCAAACGGGTTTATTTGAAAGATGCACATTTTCAGAAAAACAGGGATGAATATCTGCCAATTCCTTTACCTCAGATGAACTATAGCCGCGGTGTATATACACAGAATATCGGATGGCAATAA
- a CDS encoding SusC/RagA family TonB-linked outer membrane protein, which produces MKLIVVIFPVFLCLAAFAQQQTVTGIVTSKELQSPLPGVTVKSKQQVVTTGKNGEFTITAHVNESITFTYIGMKTASVLITTSQEPVSLAMEYETGNLNEIVVTGYQAQKKADLTGAVSVVKTAEIKDIPLGNPVKALQGRIPGVYITTDGSPASGATVRIRGIGTLGNNNPLYVIDGIPTERGLHEINQADIESMQVLKDASSATIYGSRAANGVIIITTKKGKKGSTKIDFNSSISTQNYRSKIQVLNTDQRGRAVWQAAINDGTDPNDASQIYKFETTNQNGVPVLSKIILPEYLDAAKTMKPANTHWFDEISQVSLIKNNDLTISSGSEKGNSLFSVGYYDNAGIIRGSSLKRLTTRINTEYHLFDDRLVIGENLSFTHSVGTAVPAEDIVGLSLQAQPIVPVHTIDGGWGGPAPGMTDRHNPVRLIEDNRQNKSYFYRLFGNAYASLKVTPDLTLRSSIGVDYSGSYSRTLRKSYVSGFLSDPSNQVNTQQGYSGNWVWQNTLNYNKKIDASAVEILLGSELIQFMSQSFFGSREGYALENIDYAYLNAGSAKKDNGGTGSNSALLSFFGKVNYAYNDRYLASATIRRDGSSRFGAENRYAYFPAFSLGWRLSEENFIKDNITFISDLKLRYGWGKTGNQAIADNAIYDLYSANYGTDPTWSRDIGSAYDINGGNSGQLPSGFTKTQRGNNTLKWESTMQSNFGIDFGFLQQKLSGSIDYFIKNTSDILLTPPSLAVIGEGGDPTVNGASMSNKGFEGIINYDGKIGKELTFSISANIATYRNKITKLPENSLTAFAGNGNDKIIIGRSVGSYFGYVTDGIFQNQAEVDKHAEQNGKGVGRIRYKDLNDDGIINGADRDYIGISDPDFTYGLNIAASYKNFDLSLFFQGVQGVIVNNSSKIYTDFSSLWPGTNWGTRTLQAWTPQNTGSAIPALTLINRNDEGRFSTYYLEPGSYLRLRNIQIGYDLTSQANKISIKRARIFLQSSNLLTFKSKKYTGPDPEAPNSTFPIPVIYTAGLNITL; this is translated from the coding sequence ATGAAACTGATCGTAGTCATCTTCCCTGTATTTCTCTGTTTGGCAGCTTTTGCCCAACAGCAGACTGTGACTGGTATTGTTACCAGTAAAGAACTTCAAAGCCCGCTTCCCGGCGTAACGGTAAAGTCAAAACAACAAGTGGTTACTACGGGTAAAAATGGAGAATTTACCATTACTGCTCATGTAAATGAGTCGATTACATTTACTTACATTGGCATGAAAACAGCTTCGGTGCTCATCACCACCTCGCAGGAGCCGGTTTCTCTTGCAATGGAATATGAAACAGGTAACCTGAATGAAATTGTGGTAACTGGTTATCAGGCCCAGAAAAAAGCAGACCTGACCGGTGCGGTATCGGTAGTAAAAACAGCTGAAATAAAGGACATTCCATTGGGAAACCCGGTAAAAGCCCTGCAAGGACGGATTCCAGGTGTTTATATCACTACTGATGGCTCTCCGGCAAGTGGTGCTACCGTCAGGATAAGGGGGATTGGTACTTTGGGAAACAATAATCCCCTGTATGTAATAGATGGTATTCCAACGGAAAGAGGGTTGCATGAAATTAACCAGGCAGACATTGAATCCATGCAGGTATTGAAAGATGCATCTTCGGCTACTATCTACGGTTCACGCGCGGCAAATGGTGTTATCATTATCACTACAAAAAAAGGAAAGAAAGGCAGCACCAAAATAGATTTTAATTCCTCCATATCTACACAAAATTACCGCTCAAAGATCCAGGTACTCAACACAGATCAAAGAGGACGTGCTGTTTGGCAGGCTGCTATCAACGATGGTACAGATCCCAATGATGCCAGTCAGATTTATAAATTTGAGACCACCAATCAAAACGGGGTACCTGTGCTGAGTAAAATAATCCTGCCTGAGTACCTCGATGCTGCAAAAACTATGAAGCCTGCCAATACACATTGGTTTGACGAAATCTCGCAGGTATCCCTGATAAAAAATAATGACCTCACCATTTCAAGTGGTAGTGAAAAAGGTAATTCACTATTTTCTGTAGGTTATTATGACAATGCAGGCATTATCAGAGGCTCCTCCCTCAAACGTCTTACTACCAGGATAAATACGGAATACCATCTGTTTGATGACAGATTGGTTATCGGCGAAAATCTCTCTTTTACGCATAGCGTGGGCACAGCAGTTCCTGCAGAAGATATCGTTGGCCTGTCGTTACAGGCGCAACCTATTGTTCCGGTACATACAATAGATGGTGGCTGGGGGGGGCCTGCACCGGGTATGACTGACCGCCATAACCCTGTCAGGCTGATAGAAGATAACCGGCAAAACAAATCCTATTTTTACCGCCTTTTCGGAAATGCATACGCAAGCCTGAAAGTTACGCCTGACCTGACGCTGAGAAGTAGCATAGGAGTAGACTACAGTGGTAGCTATTCCCGCACGCTGCGGAAATCATACGTGTCTGGTTTTCTTTCCGACCCTTCCAATCAGGTAAATACCCAGCAGGGTTATAGTGGTAACTGGGTTTGGCAAAATACATTGAATTACAATAAAAAAATTGATGCCAGTGCAGTTGAAATTTTACTCGGTAGTGAGCTGATCCAGTTTATGTCACAGAGTTTCTTTGGATCACGTGAAGGGTATGCGCTTGAAAATATTGATTACGCATACCTCAATGCAGGGTCTGCCAAAAAAGATAATGGCGGTACTGGAAGTAATAGCGCCCTGCTGTCTTTTTTCGGTAAAGTCAATTACGCTTACAATGACCGTTACCTGGCCTCTGCTACTATCAGAAGGGATGGTTCTTCCAGGTTTGGAGCAGAAAACAGGTACGCCTATTTTCCTGCCTTCTCACTGGGTTGGAGATTGAGTGAAGAAAATTTTATTAAGGACAATATTACTTTTATATCCGATCTGAAATTAAGATACGGATGGGGAAAGACCGGCAACCAGGCAATTGCTGATAATGCTATTTATGATCTGTATTCTGCCAATTATGGTACAGATCCTACCTGGAGCAGAGATATCGGTAGTGCATATGATATCAATGGCGGTAATAGTGGTCAGTTGCCCTCCGGTTTTACTAAAACACAAAGGGGGAATAACACACTGAAATGGGAATCTACGATGCAATCCAACTTTGGTATCGACTTTGGTTTCCTGCAACAAAAGCTCTCAGGTTCTATAGATTATTTTATCAAAAATACCTCCGACATATTGCTTACACCTCCCAGCCTGGCAGTTATCGGAGAAGGAGGAGATCCTACTGTCAATGGAGCCTCCATGAGTAATAAAGGCTTTGAAGGTATCATTAACTATGATGGTAAAATAGGAAAGGAGCTTACTTTTTCCATCTCCGCAAATATTGCTACTTACCGCAATAAAATAACAAAGTTGCCTGAAAACTCCCTGACAGCTTTTGCCGGCAATGGTAATGATAAAATTATTATTGGCAGGTCAGTAGGGAGCTATTTTGGTTATGTAACCGACGGGATCTTTCAGAACCAGGCAGAAGTAGATAAACATGCTGAACAAAATGGTAAAGGCGTGGGGCGGATACGTTATAAAGATCTTAATGATGACGGGATTATCAATGGTGCGGATAGAGATTACATTGGTATCAGCGATCCGGATTTTACTTACGGACTCAATATCGCTGCGTCCTATAAAAACTTTGATTTAAGCCTCTTTTTCCAGGGAGTACAAGGCGTGATAGTGAACAACAGCAGTAAGATCTACACTGATTTCTCTTCACTCTGGCCAGGCACCAACTGGGGTACAAGAACCCTCCAGGCATGGACACCACAAAATACCGGTTCAGCTATTCCGGCGCTTACACTGATAAACAGAAATGACGAAGGACGGTTTTCTACCTACTACCTTGAACCAGGATCTTACCTGCGGTTAAGAAATATCCAGATAGGTTATGACCTTACGAGCCAGGCCAACAAGATCAGTATTAAAAGAGCCAGGATCTTTTTGCAAAGCAGCAACCTGTTGACATTTAAAAGCAAAAAATATACCGGCCCCGATCCTGAAGCGCCCAACAGCACCTTTCCTATCCCTGTAATTTATACTGCAGGATTAAACATCACATTATAA
- a CDS encoding LacI family DNA-binding transcriptional regulator, whose amino-acid sequence MKKVGLKEIAEYVGVSTALVSYVLNGQAVEKQVNKETAEKILRAAERLHYRPNQIAKSLKLRKTHTIGLVVAEINYRFSTGITRAIEGEAKKNNYTVIYGSSNESKDKFEELINVFINRQVDGLILVPVENSEEQIRFLQKAEIPFVLVDRNFPDIKTNYIALDNYKAAYEATAYLIATGHRKICMVNYKTTLFHLLERKRGYMDALKDHKIRFNSKWLLEINVEHLPHALDNVLTAAEPCDALFFATDTLALNGLKYLNKKKLKVPRDVSVLSFDESDAFELFYTPITHSMQPLEEMGKLAVNTLLELINHNKINKQINLEADLIIGKSCKEK is encoded by the coding sequence ATGAAAAAGGTAGGTCTTAAAGAGATAGCCGAATATGTAGGCGTATCAACTGCACTTGTATCGTACGTATTGAATGGGCAGGCCGTAGAAAAGCAGGTGAATAAAGAAACAGCAGAAAAAATACTGCGTGCTGCAGAAAGGTTGCATTACCGTCCCAACCAGATTGCAAAGAGCCTGAAATTGCGGAAAACGCATACGATCGGATTGGTGGTAGCAGAAATAAATTACCGGTTCAGCACTGGTATTACCAGGGCCATAGAAGGAGAAGCCAAAAAGAATAATTATACAGTTATATACGGAAGTTCGAACGAAAGCAAAGACAAGTTTGAAGAACTGATTAATGTCTTTATTAATCGTCAGGTGGATGGATTGATATTAGTTCCGGTAGAAAACTCAGAAGAACAGATACGTTTTCTTCAAAAGGCAGAGATCCCTTTTGTATTGGTCGACAGGAATTTCCCGGATATCAAAACCAATTATATCGCGCTGGACAATTATAAAGCGGCCTATGAGGCTACAGCATACCTTATTGCTACAGGGCACAGGAAGATATGCATGGTAAATTATAAAACCACCTTATTCCATTTGCTGGAACGTAAAAGGGGGTATATGGATGCTTTAAAGGATCATAAAATCCGGTTTAATTCAAAATGGCTACTGGAGATAAATGTAGAGCACCTTCCGCATGCACTGGACAATGTGTTAACGGCGGCAGAACCTTGTGATGCGTTATTTTTCGCAACGGATACACTTGCATTAAACGGTCTGAAATACCTGAACAAGAAAAAGCTGAAGGTACCCAGAGATGTATCAGTACTAAGCTTTGATGAGTCCGATGCATTTGAACTATTTTATACGCCCATCACGCACTCCATGCAACCATTGGAAGAAATGGGCAAATTGGCAGTAAACACTTTATTGGAGCTGATAAATCATAATAAAATAAACAAACAAATAAATCTGGAAGCCGATCTGATCATCGGAAAATCTTGTAAAGAGAAATAG
- a CDS encoding Rne/Rng family ribonuclease: MNKELIINAAPTGVEIALLEDKKLVELHHESGNPNFAVGDLYLGKVKKLIPGLNAAFVDVGFEKDAFLHYTDLSPYIRSILKFTQLALNDKTPGGFDFTKFKNEAEIIKTGKITDVLGGKPNILVQILKEPISSKGPRLSCEISLPGRFIVLTPFNDIVAVSKKIHSSEERKRLQKIVEAIKTPNFGVIVRTAAEGKKTAELHEDLTALVETWKNIQSNLLNAQAPQKILSEQTKTTSILRDLLNESFNRIVINDKNIYADTKAYIQKIAPEKQDIVTYYHNGAPIFDHFGVTRQVKGSFGKTVNLDSGVYLIIEATEALHVVDVNSGYKSSSNNQEQNAMASNLEAAAEIARQLRLRDLGGIIIIDFIDMKLPENKKAIFEAMEKFMAQDRAKHTILPISKFGLMQITRQRVKPEVTISVAEDCPSCKGTGKIGASVLIVDDIEKNLQYLVNHQHKSLTIRVHPILYAFLTKGFLTSRQWKWYFNMKKWIKLKADSNYHLTEYRFFDGSDEEIKL, from the coding sequence TTGAATAAGGAACTTATTATAAATGCGGCTCCCACTGGTGTGGAAATAGCGTTACTGGAAGATAAAAAGCTGGTGGAATTGCATCACGAAAGTGGCAACCCCAATTTTGCAGTAGGCGATTTATACCTGGGGAAGGTGAAGAAGCTCATACCGGGGTTGAATGCCGCATTTGTTGACGTAGGCTTTGAGAAAGATGCCTTTTTACATTATACGGATTTAAGCCCCTACATCCGTTCCATTCTTAAATTTACCCAGCTGGCCCTCAATGATAAAACACCCGGCGGGTTCGATTTCACAAAATTTAAGAATGAGGCAGAAATTATAAAAACAGGTAAAATTACAGATGTATTGGGCGGAAAACCCAATATCCTCGTGCAGATTCTGAAAGAACCCATTTCCTCCAAAGGCCCCCGCCTCAGCTGTGAAATCTCTCTTCCCGGAAGATTTATTGTGTTAACACCCTTTAATGACATTGTTGCGGTATCCAAAAAGATACACTCTTCCGAAGAAAGAAAAAGGCTGCAGAAAATTGTAGAAGCCATCAAAACGCCCAACTTTGGCGTGATTGTACGTACAGCTGCTGAAGGAAAGAAAACCGCAGAACTGCATGAAGACCTGACCGCCCTGGTGGAAACCTGGAAAAATATCCAGTCCAACCTCCTCAACGCACAGGCTCCGCAAAAAATCCTGAGTGAACAAACCAAAACTACCAGTATCCTCCGGGATCTGCTGAATGAAAGCTTTAACCGCATCGTTATTAACGACAAAAATATCTATGCGGATACCAAAGCCTATATCCAGAAAATAGCACCGGAAAAACAGGATATTGTTACCTATTACCATAATGGGGCGCCAATCTTCGATCATTTCGGGGTAACCCGCCAGGTAAAAGGCTCCTTTGGTAAAACTGTCAACCTGGATAGCGGGGTATACCTCATCATCGAGGCTACAGAAGCACTGCATGTAGTAGACGTAAACAGCGGTTATAAAAGCTCCAGTAATAACCAGGAGCAGAATGCCATGGCATCCAACCTGGAGGCGGCAGCTGAAATTGCCCGCCAGCTCAGACTGCGTGACCTGGGTGGTATTATCATCATCGATTTCATCGATATGAAACTACCAGAAAATAAAAAGGCCATCTTTGAGGCCATGGAAAAGTTCATGGCACAGGATCGTGCCAAACATACCATTCTGCCCATCTCCAAGTTTGGCCTTATGCAGATTACCCGCCAGCGGGTAAAACCGGAAGTAACCATCTCCGTAGCCGAAGATTGCCCTTCCTGTAAAGGTACCGGCAAAATAGGGGCCTCCGTACTCATAGTAGACGATATAGAAAAGAACCTCCAATATCTCGTTAATCACCAGCATAAATCACTTACGATACGGGTACACCCCATATTGTATGCATTCCTGACCAAAGGGTTCCTGACCTCCCGGCAATGGAAATGGTATTTTAACATGAAGAAATGGATAAAACTGAAAGCAGACTCTAACTACCATCTTACAGAATACCGCTTCTTTGATGGCAGCGACGAAGAAATAAAGCTCTAG
- a CDS encoding tetratricopeptide repeat protein yields MQKSQVLLVGAAIVLVVVLFSFGRTEPRSDKKAMPAAAPMGGGQSAPPIAFEELLSTAKKKIPAEKLLLVNELENKVVRGDVKSQQIAVYKQLYTTWDSLNQLPVAAYYLGKAAKLENSEKSLTFAANLFFTHMQHAHEEGIAKWEALQAIELYDQAIALNPANDTLKISQAMVYMNTGEPMTGVQKLRDVVAANPDNVDAQVTLANLAITSGQFDKAIERLEGILPKHPDNAKVLFVLAEAYKSKGDKQKAISLFQKSKELMKDPVLKKEIDSYIESIK; encoded by the coding sequence GTGCAAAAATCTCAAGTTCTACTCGTCGGTGCTGCTATCGTGTTAGTGGTAGTATTATTTTCCTTTGGCCGCACCGAACCTCGGTCTGATAAGAAAGCTATGCCAGCTGCCGCTCCTATGGGGGGTGGGCAGAGCGCACCACCTATTGCCTTTGAGGAGCTGTTGAGCACCGCTAAAAAGAAGATACCCGCCGAAAAGCTTTTGCTGGTAAATGAGTTGGAAAATAAAGTAGTGCGGGGAGATGTAAAATCCCAGCAAATAGCTGTTTATAAGCAATTATACACTACCTGGGATAGTTTAAACCAGCTACCAGTGGCCGCTTACTACCTCGGAAAAGCAGCCAAGTTGGAAAATTCCGAAAAAAGCCTCACCTTTGCAGCCAATTTATTTTTTACCCACATGCAACATGCCCATGAAGAAGGCATTGCAAAATGGGAAGCCCTTCAGGCTATTGAATTGTACGACCAGGCTATCGCTTTAAACCCGGCAAATGACACGCTGAAGATTTCACAGGCAATGGTGTACATGAACACCGGCGAACCTATGACAGGCGTGCAAAAACTCCGGGATGTTGTAGCAGCAAATCCGGATAACGTAGATGCTCAGGTAACCTTAGCGAACCTCGCTATCACCTCTGGCCAGTTTGATAAAGCAATTGAACGTCTGGAAGGCATTTTGCCCAAACATCCGGATAATGCCAAGGTATTATTCGTGCTGGCAGAAGCTTATAAGAGCAAAGGAGATAAACAAAAGGCCATCTCCCTTTTTCAGAAAAGTAAAGAACTGATGAAAGATCCGGTGCTGAAAAAGGAAATTGATAGCTACATTGAAAGCATTAAATAA
- a CDS encoding HU family DNA-binding protein — MRKADLINNIAEKTGIPKVDVLVTLEAMFKEVKEALANGEHIYIRGFGSFITKKRAAKIGRNIKKNVAVEIPEHFIPAFKPSKEFVAEVKKLKSS; from the coding sequence ATGAGAAAAGCTGATTTGATTAACAACATTGCAGAAAAAACAGGCATTCCCAAAGTGGACGTGCTGGTCACACTCGAGGCCATGTTCAAGGAAGTAAAAGAAGCATTAGCTAATGGCGAGCACATTTACATCCGTGGATTTGGCAGCTTTATTACTAAAAAAAGAGCAGCTAAGATTGGCCGTAACATCAAGAAGAACGTGGCTGTGGAGATTCCAGAGCACTTTATTCCTGCGTTTAAGCCGTCTAAAGAATTTGTTGCTGAAGTAAAGAAGCTGAAAAGTTCTTAG